A window of the Pristiophorus japonicus isolate sPriJap1 chromosome 13, sPriJap1.hap1, whole genome shotgun sequence genome harbors these coding sequences:
- the LOC139278668 gene encoding uncharacterized protein, with the protein MESPLPNEYNRIWDEIGAAVSSTSTMVCTEERPGEGSKKEDICNSSGSAAYGGGPATQELLTEIEIRALSLVGDSNRATTGIGADPLTQDDSDNSDHTNTERPDDRPTASTSGDTQPSPDFTPGRDEEEEEEEPLILEPVEVEVGVEMEEDTPAPWGELEHPPPPSLYSGDSPMAPLILRDQVVRSKVSPVLQCLCRSDGGWCRKGWLLHDR; encoded by the exons atggaaagcccccTCCCAAATGaatacaacaggatatgggatgagatcggggcggctgtgtcctccacaagtaccatggtatgcaCCGAGGAGCGACCTGGTgaaggtagcaaga aagaagacatctgcaatagcagcggatcagcggcgTATGGGGGAGGACCCGCAACCCAGGAGCTTCTGACTGAAATTgaaatccgtgccctgtccctggttggggatagcaaccgtgccaccactggcattggagctgacccactcacacaggatg actcagacaATTCAGACCACACCaacacagagagaccagacgacagacccactgcctccacctctggcgacaCCCAGCcttctcccgacttcacccctggcagagatgaggaagaggaagaggaagagccgctgatcctggagccagtggaggtggaggtgggggtggagatggaggaggatacaccagctccatggggggagctggaacatcctccaccaccgagtctgtattcaggggattcccccatggctcctctgattctgcgggaccaagtggtgCGCAGCAAGGTTTCCCCAGTGTTGCAGTGCCTTTGCCGCagtgacggaggttggtgcagaaaaggttggTTGCTGCACGACAGATAG